The following nucleotide sequence is from Nitratidesulfovibrio termitidis HI1.
GCCACCGTGGAAGAGCGCGGCATCATCCTGCCGGTGCGCGAGGCACGCTGCCGCTACCGCAGCCCGGCCAAATTCGACGACCTGATCCAGGTGCGCGCGGGCATCAGCGAATGGGGCCGCGCCTCGCTGACCTTCGTGTACGAGATTCGGGACGAGGGACGCAACAGGTTGCTTGCCGACGGCATGACCCAGCATGCCTGCGTCAACCCGCAAGGCAAGCCGGTACCGGTGCCCGACTGGCTGAAAGACCTGTTGAAATAACGGGCCATTCGGGCACTCACGCGAAATACGGCGCACAACTGCATGCACTTCACACGATGAATGTGCCTGCTCGCTTGACTGGTCAGTGGACCGGGCGTAGGGCAAGGCCCATGTTCCTCGACGTCCACACCCACGCTTTCCATCCCAAGATCGCGTCCAAGGTCCTGCAACAGCTGGAATCGCATTACGGCATCTCGCCCGTGGGCGAAGGCGTGGTGGAAGATCTGCTGCCCCGCGCCAAACGTGCCGGGCTGGACGGCGTGGTGGTGCACTGCGCCGCCACCGCCGCCGCGCAGGTGGTGCCCGCCAATGCCTTTGCCGTGGAATTGCAGCGCCACCACCCGGAAGTGGTGGCCTTCGGCACCGTGCACCCGGAATATCAGGACTGGGAACACCAGTTGGACCGGCTGCGCGCCGCAGGCATCCGGGGGCTGAAGCTGCACCCGGAATTCCAGGGCTTCCGTCTGGACGACCCGCGCCTGTTGCCCATCATCGAGGCGGCGCAGGACGACTTCGTGTTCATGTGCCACATCGGCGACAAGCTGCCCCCGGCGGAAAACCCCTCCTGCCCGTACAAGCTGGCCGCCCTGCTGGATGCCTTTCCGCGCGCCCGGTTCATCGCCGCGCACCTTGGCGGTTACCTGCACTGGAAGTACGCGCTGGAAGCGCTGGTGGGCCGCGAGGTGTGGATGGACACCTCCAGCAGCCTCTCGTTCATCGACGACGCCACCTTGCGCGCCATCTTCGACCGGCACGACCGCGAGCGCATCCTGTTCGGCAGCGACTACCCGCTGTTCGACCCCGCCGACGAATGCCACCGTCTGCAACGGCGGCTGGACCTTTCCGACGGCGAGATCGAGGTGCTGCTGTCCAGCGCGGCCACCCTGCTGGGGCTCAACGGGCAAACGAACGCCGCCGCGCCTTCCGCATAGCTGCGAGGCACGACGGCACGGCAGGCGGCACATCTGGTAACGCGCCGGGCGGCACGTCGGGCGTCTCACCGGCAGACAATGCCGTGGGCGCACGCGTCTACACCAGCTGCAGGTATCCGATGAAATTGTCGATGCCGCGCAGACGGCAGTCCGCGTAACGGCGCACGTAATCCTCGAAGGTCATGCGCCGCCCGTAGATGTTGTACGTGGCCTCCGCCCCGCCAAAGCTCAGCCCGTGATGGGCGGCCACCTGCGGGTGGATGGGCAGCTCGAATTCCGGGTACGGGTCGGTGAAGCCGTCGCGTACCGCCGGGGGCAGCGGGTCCATGCCCAGCGCCGCCAGCACGCCTTCCGCCACGTGCAGAACCAGCCGCCGGTTGGGGTGGTTGATGGTGGCGAACAGCCGCTCCTGCTTCCACAGGGACTTCACCAGTTCCACCGTGGGGGCCACCACGGCGGGGATGCCGCCCGGCAGTACATGCCCGGCTGCGTCATTACCCTGACCTTCATGGCCCCGGTCAACGCCATGGCCCCCCACCTTACCCCGGTCCCCTTCCGCGTCTGCCGCCACGCCCGCTCCGCGTTCCTTGTCCCGCTCCACATCCAGCGATGCGCGCAGCATGGCGTCCAGGTCATACTTGGCCGCGATGTCGCCATGCAGGTACACGTGCAGGATTTCCGTCATGCCAAGGCCCATGGATACCAGCCGGTCCAGGAACGCATCGCCGAAATCCATGGGACTCTTGTTGGTCCAGAACGGCCAGTAGCCCGTGAACAGCATGTTGGGCAGGCGCAGCACCCGCGCCGCCGGGTTGACCATGGCCAGCAGCCGGTCAGAGGCGTGGTCGTCCCACTTTTCGCCCAGATGCTGGTACAGGAACAGTTCGCAGCCGGAAAGTTCGGCGGGGGCCACGCGCTCGCGCAGATAGTTGGTGTACCGGCGGATTTCGTAGCGCGCGGCAAACTGCGGCGAGGCGGCCAGAAGCTTCGCCAGCGGGTCGCCCTGGCAGTTGGCGTGGATGAGGCAAAGGCTGCGGTGCGGTGTGGTCATGGGAATCTGTGCGAGGACAAGCGGCTGGGGTTGCGGGGCGGGTGCCCCCGGAATGCGCGGGACTGCGGAATCGGACGGACCGTCAACCAAGGGCAACCAAGGACAAACAAGGCCAGTCAGGGACAGACAGCGGCAGGCAGGGTGACTACCGGGCATGAATGTCCGGAAAGGGCCATCCGTCATCAACTGTTCGGCGGGGGCGCCCGTTTTCTTTACATCCCCCCCCGATTGTGGAACACTATCTTGTGGGCATGCGTCCAATGACATGCCCCAAGTGCCGGGAGCCACTGTGCCCGGCTTGTACACCCAACCCCCCGTACAGACAATGCTCATCGCCGTCCGCGCGCGACGCGTCATACCCCTCGCAGGTGAGGGTCCGTCACGAGACCCGCGCGACCTGTTTTCGCCGCCCCGTGTTCTCGACGACCATGTCGTTGTGATCCGGGGCGTTTTCTTGGACGGCGCGTGCGCCACGCCGTCCGACGTGGATGTCCCTGATGGCACGAATGTTCCTGCTGGCGCGGATGCCCCTGATTGCGCGGATGACGCGGCCCGCATGCTCTCCGGGCTGCGCGGCGGGGTCATCGAGGCCGTGGAGCCCATGGAGGCCTTCCGCCGCCGCGCGGGCGTGCCTCTGACCGACCTTGGCGCCGTCACCCTGACGCCCGGCGTGGTCAACTGCCACACCCATCTCGAACTCTCGCACCTGGCCGGGCGCACCGTGCTGGGCGGCGGCTTCGTGCCATGGGTAAAAAGTCTGTTGCCGCTTGCCGGGGCCGACACGCCTCCGGAAGTTCGCGCCGCCGCGCTGACCGAAGCCGCCCGCCAGCTTGCGGCCTGCCACACAGCCCACGTGGGCGACATCACCGCCGTAGCCCCCGCCGCCGTGCGCCGGGCCATGCAGGCCGCGTCCATCGGCTGCTCGCACTTCGCGGAAGTGTTCGGCTACCGTTTCACCACTCCCGACGGAGAACCGGCAGCCCCGGCAGACACCGCCGCCCTGTGGCCGCGCGCCATGGCGGAACTGGCGTCCGATCTGACTGCGGAGGATATCGCTCTTTCCGGCCCGCCGGGAGCATTCCCTGCCACCAACGCGCCCTTCCCCATCCACCCGGACGCCGCGCTGGCCGGACATGCCCTGTACTCCACTCATCCAGTGGCCATGGCCGCCGCCCGCCGCTGGTGCGAGCGCAACCACCGTGTCTTTTCCCTGCATCTGGCCGAACACCCGGACGAGGTGGAATTCCTGACCACCGGGCGCGGCGCGCTGGCCGACCTGCTGGCCGTGCGCGTGCTGCCGCCGGGTTTTGCCGCGCCGGGCATGCGCCCCGTGCCCTATGCCGCCGAACTCGGCCTGCTGGACGAAGGCACCCTGGCTGTGCACTGCGTGCACCTGGACGCGGCGGACATCCGCCTGCTGGCCGAATCGGGCGCGCACGTCTGCCTGTGCCCCCGCTCCAACGCAGCCATCAACGTGGGCACGGCCCCGGCCCGCGCCCTGGCCGAAGCGGGCGCGCCGCTGTGCCTGGGCACCGACAGTCTGGCCTCGAACCACGACCTGGACCTGTGGAACGAGGCCCGCGCCCTGCGCGACCTGCCAGCCGGGCACGACCTGCCCGCCGCCGCCCTGCTGCGCCTGCTGACCGTGGGCGGCGCATCCGCCCTGGGCCGGGGCGACATCGGCGCCATCGTTCCGGGCCACCGCGCGCGACTGGCCCTGCTGCCCCAAGATTTCTCCCAAGCACTGGGGACAACCCCGTAACCCCCACACACCCACATGCAGCACGCACAACGCCCCACGTGGCCCCACAAGGACCTGCTGGACGTCACCCAGCTGACACGGGCAGAGCTGTTCCACCTGCTGGACACGGCGGCCCAGTTTCACGACATCAACCGCCGCCCCGTGAAAAAGGTGCCCACCCTGAAGGGCAAGAGCGTGGTGCTGTTCTTCGCGGAGCCGAGCACCCGCACCAAGACCTCGTTCGACGTGGCGGGCAAGCGGCTTTCCGCCGACACCTTCTCGCTGGCCAAGAGCGGGTCCAGCCTGTCCAAGGGCGAAAGCCTGAAGGATACCGCGCTCACCTTGCAGGCCATGACGCCGGACATCATCGTCATCCGCCACTCGTCCAGCGGCGCGGCGCAGTTTCTGGCCGAACGGCTGGACTGCTCTGTGGTCAACGCGGGCGACGGCTGGCACGCCCACCCCACCCAGGCCCTGCTGGACTGCTATTCGCTGCGCCAGGTCTGGGGCGACACCTTCGAGGGGCGCACCCTGCTCATCCTTGGGGATATCGCGCACAGCCGGGTGGCCCGCTCCAACGTGCACCTGCTCTCGTCGCTGGGGGTAAAGGTACGGCTGTGCGCGCCGCGCACCCTGCTGTCCGCCGGGGTGCACAACTGGCCGGTGACCATCTTCAACCGGCTGGACGACGCCGTGCAGGGCGCGGACGCGGTGATGTGCCTGCGCCTGCAACTGGAACGCCAGCAGGCGGGCCTGCTGCCCGACCTGCGTGAATACGCGCAACGGTTCTGCCTGTCGCCCCGGCATCTGGCCATGGCCGCGCCGGGCGCGCGGGTGCTGCACCCCGGCCCCATGAACCGGGGGCTGGAAATCTCGTCCGTGCTGGCCGATTCGCCCGAAAGCCTGGTCCTTGACCAGGTGGCCGCAGGCGTGGCCACGCGCATGGCAATCCTTTTCCTGCTCGCCACCCGCACCGGCATAGAGCAGACCGCCGACAACGGAGGCCGCGCATGACCGCCACCACTTCCCCTTCCCTGTTCCTTCGCAATGCCCGCCTGCTGGGGCGCATGGTGGATGTTGCCGTGGCCGACGGGCGCATCGCGTCCGTGACGGACAGCGGCGCGGGCAGCGCCCCCGCCGGGGCGGAGAACATCGACGCCAAGGGCATGGTGCTGTTCCCGGCCTTCATCGACGCGCACACCCACATGCGCGAGCCGGGGCAGGAGTACAAGGAAGACATCGCCAGCGGACTTGCGGCAGCCGCCCACGGCGGGTTCGGGGCCGTGCTGTGCATGGCCAACACCAGGCCGGTCAACGACGACGCCTCCATCACCCGCGACATGATCGACACCGCCCGCCGCCACTGGCCGCACGGCCCGCGCCTGTACCCCATCGGCGCGGCCACGGTGGGGCTGAAGGGCACGGAGCTTGCTCCGCTGGCCGAACTGGCCGAGGCGGGCTGCGTGGCCTTTTCCAACGACGGCGCGCCCGTACCGGATACCGAAATGTTCCGCCGCTGCGTGGAATATGCCGCCGATCAGGGCAAGGTGGTCATCGACCACTGCGAAGACCCGTACCTGGCCAAGGGCGCGCACATGAACGAGGGCGAAACCAGCGGGCGCATAGGGGTGAAGGGCCAGCCGGACATCGGCGAGGCGCTGCACGTTGCGCGCGACATCCTGCTGGCCGACTACCTGAAGCTGCCCATTCACCTTGCGCATATCTCGTGCCGCCGCTCCGTGGAGCTGATCGCCTGGGCCAAGCAGCGCGGCGTGCCGGTAACGGCGGAAACCTGCCCCCACTACCTGCTGCTGACCGACAGGGAACTGCTGGGCTACGACACCAAGGCCAAGGTCAACCCGCCCCTTCGCACCGACGACGACGTAGCCGCCCTGCGTGAGGCGGTGCAATCCGGCGTCATCGACATCCTGGCCACCGATCATGCCCCGCATGCCGCGCACGAAAAGGAAACCCCGCTGGACGAGGCGCCCAACGGCATCACCGGCCTTGATACCGCCGTGGCCCTGACCTGGGGGTTGGTACGCGAAGGCGTGCTGACGGAGGCGGATTTGATCCGCCTGTGGGCGACGGAACCTGGGAAGATATTCGGGCTGCCCGTGAACGGATTCGGCGTGGGCGACCCGGCGGATTTCTTTCTGCTGGACCCGGAAGAGAAATGGGTGCCTTCGCGCGAGACCATGCACTCGAAGAGTCTGAACACGCCGTTTCTGGGACGGGAGCTGGTGGGCAGGGTGAAGGCGTTGTGGCTTGGCGGGGTGAAGGTGGTGTAGGGGGGCGGGGGTAAGGCCGTGTCCGGCGGGGAGAAATAGTGTTGTGCCCCACTGGGAAGGCTTCTACGTATACAGTCCTGCCCTGTTGACCACGCCCGATTTCGTTATGCCTCCGGCGGGATGGGATGATGTCGTGCTTTATTGGTGAGGTTTCTACGAAGACACGCCAGCCCTTTTGACCTCGCCCGATTTCGTTATGCCTCCGGCGGGCAAGGGGCCATTTAGCGATAGCCCCTTGCATCCCCGCGCTCCAGGGGGGCGCAGCCCCTTGGAACGCGGGGGTGCAGGGGGTGTTCGTTACAACACCCCCTGCCCGCCGGAGGCATAGCGAAATCGAGGGTGGCCAAAGAGGCGTGACTGCCTTCGTAGAAGCCGTACCCAACAACGCTCAACCCTTTCCACTTCCCTTTATCTCAACCCCTTACCCCCGCCCCCGATAGCCCCCACCCCACTCCCCCTTGCATCCTCCGCCACTTTTGTGCATTTTGGCACAATCAGGCGGACACACTTCCCGTGCGCACGCACCCAGTGTTGCCCCATCCGGTGCCGCCAGCCATGGCTGGCCCGCATCCACCGGTCAGCCGGTTCACGGCCACCACCCGCGCCCCGTCACAGCTAGCCACCTTGACTTTTCGGGCCGCGCCTGTGATGCACGGATGGCACCGCGCCCGAGGGCGCGCTTTTCATCATTTTCAGGAGGACAGGGATGAGCCAACCTTTCAAGGACGCCATAGCCATCTGCAAGGCCATCCTTCGCAACGGCTACGACGCCTACGTGGTCAACGCGCAGTTGCAGAAGGAACTGCTGCAGGGCCGCGAAACCGAAATCGACATCGCCTGCGAGCCCGACTACGAAGAGCTCGGCAAGCTTTTCCCCAGCCTCGAGCGCTCCAACGAAGAGGGCGTGGTGGCCACCATGCGCGAAGGCGGAGCCCTGATCCGCTTCTACCACACCGATACCGAAGAATCCTCGCACCCGGAACATACCCTGGCCCGCATCACCCCGCGCATGCTGCGCGTGCTGGAGGAACAGGGCAAGATGCCCCCCGCCCTGGCCTGCCCGTACATCGCCCATACCGGCGACGTGTACGAAGGTTTCGAGGATTTCTCCAAGGGCAAGGTGCAACTGCGCGGCATTCCGGATGAAACCCTGCGCCGTAACTACCTGCTGGTCATCCGGGCCATGCGCTTCGCCGCCAACTTCGACCTGCCCATCGAACCCAACTCGTGGATCGCCATCATCCGCGCCGCCAGCCGCGTGCTGGACTACGTGCGCATCTCGGACATCATGGACGAGTGGCGCAAGGTGGAAGCCGAGTGCATGTGGAAGTTCGTCCGGCTGCTGTTCGATTCGCAGGTGCTGCACGGCCTGCTGCCCGAAGTGGCGGCCCTGTCCCGCGTGCGCCAGCAGCGCAATGACGAGGGCGTGGAAGAAACCGTGCTCGACCACACCATCGAGTGCGTGCGCCACTACCCGGAAGGCGAATACAACTACGACTGGCTGGGCACCTTCGCCATGCTGTTCCACGACGTGGGCAAACTGTACACGGCGGAATACTTCGACGGTAAGTGGAACTTCTACCAGCACCACCGCGTGGGTGCGAAGGTAACGCGCAAGCTGCTGCGCCGCCTGCACTTCTCGCCGGAGGACGTGGAACAGGTGTGCCATCTGGTGCGCCACCACATGCGCTTCCACTTCATGCTCACCGACCGGGGCATCCGCCGCTTCAAGTCGCTGGACGAATTCCCCCGGCTCATCGAGATGGCCCGGGCCGACCTGAAAGCCCGCGAAGGCAGCTACACCTACTTCAATCACAACATGAAGTACCTGGAGCGCGCCGAAACGCCGGAGCAGATGCTGGAACCCCTGCTGAACGGCAACGAGATCATGGAGTTCACCAGCCTGCACCCCGGCCCCCAGGTGGGCATGCTGCGCGATGCGCTGCTGAAGGCGCAGGTGGCGGGCGAAGTGACCAGCGTGCCCGAAGCCGTGGACTACGTGCGCGAGTACAAGGCGAAGAATTTCGGCTAGCGCCGGAATTGGAATGCGGCTGGTGCCGCGTGTTGAAGAGAAATGCGGGGGAAGGGACGAAGGTTCCTTCCCCCGTTTTTTGTTGGGGGGAGAGGAGGACGTTGCGCCCTGTTGGATGCGGCTTCTACGAAGACAGTCGTGCGCTGTTGTGAACGCCTGATTTCGTTATGTCTCCGGCGGGCAAGGGGCCGCAGAGCGGCGGCCCCTTGCATCCCCGCGCTCCAGGGGCTGCGCCCCTTGGAACCCCGGGTCATCCTGCACCGCGTTTCTTTCGTCGGCAGCTTCCCTCCGGCGCAGGGCGCCTTCGGGTGATCTGCCGACGGAACACGAATGTGCGTCCGACTCCCGCTAGCATGGCAAAGGGTTGGAGGCGTGCGTGTATCGACAGTAATCCTGCGCGGCGTCCCTGCGGCGGCAGCTTCCCTTCGGCGCAAGGCGCCTTCGGGTGATCTGCCGCCGGTGACGCCAATGCGCGCGAAGCTCCCGAAGTCTTGGCGTTAGTTCGGGTTCTGCATGTACCTCTGGTCGGTCTGCGGTGCACCCGCAACGCCGGAGCTTCCGCCGTCGCAGGGCCTCCGGCGGCGTTCTCCGCCTGCGGGCGCAATCCGCGCGAAAGTTCGTCGGTGAATGAAACGGGAATAAGGCAGAACCCGGCTCCGGAAGAACGCCAAATTATGTAACCGCAACAGGACCGACACTGCCCCCGTCCGGCAGTCAGTGGCTGCTCTGCGCCCGGCAACTCAACCGCGTATGCACCCCCGGTGGTATGTTGCGTCGTTTGGACTGGCCGGTCATGCGCGAAAGGCGCTTTCAGAAAGTGGCCATCACCGCCAGCCGGTAAGCGCCCGCGCCACCTCGCGGCCATCGGAACTGCGGGTAAGGATGTGCACGAAGCGGGCGGCACCCGGCGCAGGCGTATCGGCAGGCGCTGGCAGGCATTGCGCCTCCACCGTGTCGCCGTACACCGTCTCGGCCCGGAAGTGCATGTCCAGCCACACCGGGCGGGATGTCTCCTGCACCTCGTC
It contains:
- a CDS encoding aspartate carbamoyltransferase catalytic subunit yields the protein MQHAQRPTWPHKDLLDVTQLTRAELFHLLDTAAQFHDINRRPVKKVPTLKGKSVVLFFAEPSTRTKTSFDVAGKRLSADTFSLAKSGSSLSKGESLKDTALTLQAMTPDIIVIRHSSSGAAQFLAERLDCSVVNAGDGWHAHPTQALLDCYSLRQVWGDTFEGRTLLILGDIAHSRVARSNVHLLSSLGVKVRLCAPRTLLSAGVHNWPVTIFNRLDDAVQGADAVMCLRLQLERQQAGLLPDLREYAQRFCLSPRHLAMAAPGARVLHPGPMNRGLEISSVLADSPESLVLDQVAAGVATRMAILFLLATRTGIEQTADNGGRA
- a CDS encoding amidohydrolase family protein, with product MFLDVHTHAFHPKIASKVLQQLESHYGISPVGEGVVEDLLPRAKRAGLDGVVVHCAATAAAQVVPANAFAVELQRHHPEVVAFGTVHPEYQDWEHQLDRLRAAGIRGLKLHPEFQGFRLDDPRLLPIIEAAQDDFVFMCHIGDKLPPAENPSCPYKLAALLDAFPRARFIAAHLGGYLHWKYALEALVGREVWMDTSSSLSFIDDATLRAIFDRHDRERILFGSDYPLFDPADECHRLQRRLDLSDGEIEVLLSSAATLLGLNGQTNAAAPSA
- a CDS encoding amidohydrolase family protein — translated: MLIAVRARRVIPLAGEGPSRDPRDLFSPPRVLDDHVVVIRGVFLDGACATPSDVDVPDGTNVPAGADAPDCADDAARMLSGLRGGVIEAVEPMEAFRRRAGVPLTDLGAVTLTPGVVNCHTHLELSHLAGRTVLGGGFVPWVKSLLPLAGADTPPEVRAAALTEAARQLAACHTAHVGDITAVAPAAVRRAMQAASIGCSHFAEVFGYRFTTPDGEPAAPADTAALWPRAMAELASDLTAEDIALSGPPGAFPATNAPFPIHPDAALAGHALYSTHPVAMAAARRWCERNHRVFSLHLAEHPDEVEFLTTGRGALADLLAVRVLPPGFAAPGMRPVPYAAELGLLDEGTLAVHCVHLDAADIRLLAESGAHVCLCPRSNAAINVGTAPARALAEAGAPLCLGTDSLASNHDLDLWNEARALRDLPAGHDLPAAALLRLLTVGGASALGRGDIGAIVPGHRARLALLPQDFSQALGTTP
- a CDS encoding dihydroorotase, encoding MTATTSPSLFLRNARLLGRMVDVAVADGRIASVTDSGAGSAPAGAENIDAKGMVLFPAFIDAHTHMREPGQEYKEDIASGLAAAAHGGFGAVLCMANTRPVNDDASITRDMIDTARRHWPHGPRLYPIGAATVGLKGTELAPLAELAEAGCVAFSNDGAPVPDTEMFRRCVEYAADQGKVVIDHCEDPYLAKGAHMNEGETSGRIGVKGQPDIGEALHVARDILLADYLKLPIHLAHISCRRSVELIAWAKQRGVPVTAETCPHYLLLTDRELLGYDTKAKVNPPLRTDDDVAALREAVQSGVIDILATDHAPHAAHEKETPLDEAPNGITGLDTAVALTWGLVREGVLTEADLIRLWATEPGKIFGLPVNGFGVGDPADFFLLDPEEKWVPSRETMHSKSLNTPFLGRELVGRVKALWLGGVKVV
- a CDS encoding acyl-CoA thioesterase; amino-acid sequence: MDGFPVPEIWLAHRVSYGETDMMGVVYYAEYLHFFERARSEFIRSRGMGYATVEERGIILPVREARCRYRSPAKFDDLIQVRAGISEWGRASLTFVYEIRDEGRNRLLADGMTQHACVNPQGKPVPVPDWLKDLLK
- a CDS encoding WcbI family polysaccharide biosynthesis putative acetyltransferase, which codes for MTTPHRSLCLIHANCQGDPLAKLLAASPQFAARYEIRRYTNYLRERVAPAELSGCELFLYQHLGEKWDDHASDRLLAMVNPAARVLRLPNMLFTGYWPFWTNKSPMDFGDAFLDRLVSMGLGMTEILHVYLHGDIAAKYDLDAMLRASLDVERDKERGAGVAADAEGDRGKVGGHGVDRGHEGQGNDAAGHVLPGGIPAVVAPTVELVKSLWKQERLFATINHPNRRLVLHVAEGVLAALGMDPLPPAVRDGFTDPYPEFELPIHPQVAAHHGLSFGGAEATYNIYGRRMTFEDYVRRYADCRLRGIDNFIGYLQLV
- a CDS encoding HD domain-containing protein, which encodes MSQPFKDAIAICKAILRNGYDAYVVNAQLQKELLQGRETEIDIACEPDYEELGKLFPSLERSNEEGVVATMREGGALIRFYHTDTEESSHPEHTLARITPRMLRVLEEQGKMPPALACPYIAHTGDVYEGFEDFSKGKVQLRGIPDETLRRNYLLVIRAMRFAANFDLPIEPNSWIAIIRAASRVLDYVRISDIMDEWRKVEAECMWKFVRLLFDSQVLHGLLPEVAALSRVRQQRNDEGVEETVLDHTIECVRHYPEGEYNYDWLGTFAMLFHDVGKLYTAEYFDGKWNFYQHHRVGAKVTRKLLRRLHFSPEDVEQVCHLVRHHMRFHFMLTDRGIRRFKSLDEFPRLIEMARADLKAREGSYTYFNHNMKYLERAETPEQMLEPLLNGNEIMEFTSLHPGPQVGMLRDALLKAQVAGEVTSVPEAVDYVREYKAKNFG